The Fusarium falciforme chromosome 7, complete sequence genome window below encodes:
- a CDS encoding Hydroxymethylglutaryl-CoA reductase, producing the protein MTSNRAQEMKERARELGLVQTSQHDQDLSSIKVENFVGFTKVTLGLAGPLRIVGLGVDRKLYAPLGTYSCGDAAGQNMTTKATSYACGMLRKKYADKYAIKDFFIEGQMESDKKPSCGKVSGTQVVEAIA; encoded by the exons ATGACTTCCAACAGAGCCCAGGAAATGAAAGAGCGAGCCCGCGAATTGGGTCTCGTTCAAACCTCTCAACACGATCAAGACCTTTCCTCCATCAAAGTTGAGAACTTTGTAGGCTTTACCAAAGTGACCCTCGGTCTAGCCGGCCCTTTACGGATTGTCGGCCTCGGCGTTGACAGAAAGTTGTACGCACCGCTCGGAAC TTATTCTTGCGGGGACGCTGCCGGACAGAACATGACAACCAAGGCCACCTCTTATGCATGTGGCATGCTCCGAAAGAAGTATGCAGACAAGTACGCGATCAAGGACTTCTTTATCGAGGGCCAGATGGAATCAGACAAGAAACCATCCTGCGGAAAAGTCTCAGGCACCCaggtcgtcgaggccatcgcctAG
- a CDS encoding SGNH-hydro domain-containing protein, with product MATTYPQLVLFGDSLLQGSIDIQDGFSFQAALQTRLIRRLDVVNRGFAGWNSKNALEYLPKIFPALNDQSPKLDYLIVLFGANDAIVPHPASTRDVSLDDYKLNLIRLINHAHITSHRPKILLVTPTPVDEDKLNSLGHEPRTLAHTRLYAEAVREVAKENSDIILIDLWQAVVEKATHTTAQDITSNLAAELPAANFDGLFTDGLHLSAVAYKLLYDLVTPYLPEGHPSQYVYPDWKDLVN from the exons atggct ACAACTTATCCTCAACTCGTATTGTTCGGCGACTCTTTGTTGCAAGGGTCCATAGATATTCAAGACGGCTTTTCCTTCCAAGCCGCACTTCAAACCC GTTTGATACGACGTCTTGATGTTGTGAATCGCGGGTTCGCAGGCTGGAATTCCAAGAACGCCCTCGAATATCTTCCCAAGATATTTCCAGCACTCAACGATCAGTCACCGAAACTGGATTATCTT ATTGTCTTGTTTGGTGCGAATGATGCCATTGTCCCTCATCCCGCTTCAACGAGGGATGTGTCGCTCGATGATTATAAGCTCAACTTGATCCGCCTTATCAACCATGCCCACATTACATCTCATAGACCGAAAATTCTTCTGGTCACACCAACCCCGGTGGATGAGGACAAGCTTAATAGCCTGGGTCATGAACCTCGAACTTTGGCTCACACGAGATTATATGCTGAGGCAGTTCGGGAAGTCGCCAAAGAAAATTCGGACATAATTCTTATTGACCTATGGCAAGCTGTGGTGGAAAAGGCGACACATACGACAGCCCAGGACATCACGTCAAATCTGGCAGCAGAATTGCCCGCTGCCAACTTTGACGGCCTTTTTACTGATGGGCTGCACTTGAGCGCAGTAGCGTATAAACTTTTATACGACCTCGTTACTCCTTATCTTCCAGAAGGGCATCCCTCCCAGTATGTCTATCCGGACTGGAAGGACCTTGttaattag